A section of the Saliniramus fredricksonii genome encodes:
- a CDS encoding mannose-1-phosphate guanylyltransferase/mannose-6-phosphate isomerase: MDETNTICPVILCGGAGTRLWPLSRKSYPKQFAQLLGRESLFQGTVRRMAEAGFAAPLAITGEDFRFIVTEQLAAVEQVARATLIEPQPRNTAPAILAAAFWLRESDPDALMLVAPSDHVIPDTPAFRARVEAAIPAARAGTLVSFGVTPTRPETGYGYLALTPEADPQGVAPQPLAGFVEKPDAARAAQMLTEGRFLWNAGIFLFSVKALIAAFSRHAPDLMEPVAGAVAQSQADLGFTRLAAEPWAQARDISVDYAIMEKAENLAAVPLTAHWSDLGGWEAVWQESGPDGQGNVVSGHALAQDCRDTLLRSEAEGLELVGIGLDNIVAVAMKDAVLVARKDRAQEVKDAVATLKAQGVAQATAFPRDHRPWGWFESLAVGERFQVKRIVVKPGGALSLQSHMHRSEHWIVVAGTARVTIDGQESLLGENRSVYIPLGSVHRLENPGKLPMVLIEVQTGAYLGEDDIIRYEDIYARR, encoded by the coding sequence ATCCCAAGCAGTTTGCACAATTGCTCGGGCGCGAGAGCCTGTTCCAGGGCACGGTGCGGCGCATGGCCGAGGCCGGTTTCGCGGCCCCGCTGGCGATCACGGGGGAGGATTTCCGCTTCATCGTCACCGAGCAGCTCGCCGCCGTCGAGCAGGTTGCCCGCGCCACCCTGATAGAACCGCAACCGCGCAACACCGCGCCCGCCATCCTCGCCGCCGCTTTTTGGCTGCGTGAGAGCGATCCCGATGCGCTGATGCTCGTCGCCCCGTCCGATCACGTGATTCCCGACACCCCCGCCTTCCGCGCGCGCGTCGAGGCTGCCATCCCGGCGGCGCGCGCGGGGACGCTCGTGAGCTTCGGCGTGACGCCGACGCGCCCGGAAACGGGCTACGGTTATCTGGCCCTGACGCCGGAGGCGGATCCGCAGGGGGTTGCGCCGCAGCCGCTCGCGGGTTTCGTCGAAAAGCCGGATGCCGCGCGTGCGGCACAGATGCTGACCGAGGGGCGTTTTCTGTGGAATGCCGGCATCTTTCTGTTTTCGGTCAAGGCACTGATTGCCGCATTCAGCCGCCACGCGCCCGATCTCATGGAGCCGGTCGCCGGCGCCGTGGCGCAGTCACAGGCCGATCTCGGCTTCACCCGCCTCGCTGCGGAGCCGTGGGCGCAGGCGCGCGATATCTCGGTCGATTACGCCATCATGGAAAAGGCGGAGAATCTCGCCGCCGTGCCGCTGACGGCGCATTGGTCCGATCTCGGCGGCTGGGAGGCCGTCTGGCAGGAAAGCGGGCCGGACGGGCAGGGTAACGTCGTCTCCGGCCATGCGCTCGCTCAGGATTGCCGCGACACGCTCTTGCGCTCCGAGGCGGAAGGGCTCGAACTCGTCGGGATCGGCCTCGACAATATCGTCGCGGTGGCAATGAAGGACGCCGTCCTGGTCGCACGCAAGGACCGGGCGCAGGAGGTCAAGGATGCCGTCGCAACGCTCAAGGCGCAGGGCGTGGCACAAGCCACCGCCTTTCCGCGTGATCACCGCCCCTGGGGCTGGTTCGAAAGCCTTGCCGTGGGAGAACGTTTCCAGGTGAAGCGCATTGTCGTCAAACCTGGCGGCGCCCTGTCGCTGCAAAGCCATATGCACCGCTCGGAACACTGGATCGTGGTTGCCGGTACCGCCCGCGTCACGATCGACGGGCAGGAAAGCCTCCTCGGGGAGAACCGGTCGGTCTATATTCCCCTCGGCTCCGTGCATCGCCTCGAGAATCCCGGCAAGCTGCCGATGGTTCTGATCGAAGTGCAGACCGGGGCCTATCTGGGTGAGGACGACATCATCCGCTACGAAGACATCTACGCGCGTCGCTGA
- a CDS encoding DUF6494 family protein: MDEDRFNMEMRKFLKEVGVTSQREIERLVRDGAVKGGELRLRMTLTAENADLEHVVERTLPVPDES; the protein is encoded by the coding sequence ATGGACGAAGATCGTTTCAACATGGAAATGCGCAAGTTTCTCAAGGAAGTCGGCGTCACCTCTCAACGCGAGATCGAGCGTCTCGTGCGCGACGGCGCGGTCAAGGGCGGCGAATTGCGCCTGCGCATGACGCTGACGGCGGAGAATGCCGATCTCGAACATGTCGTCGAGCGCACATTGCCGGTGCCCGACGAATCGTGA
- a CDS encoding DUF1272 domain-containing protein: MLELRPNCELCDKDLPPQSTEARICTYECTYCADCVENVLHNVCPTCGGGFVPRPIRPMRAWRADRNLGLQYHPASTRRVHSKFSCEDIKAHVERIRHIPPQDR, encoded by the coding sequence ATGCTCGAATTGCGCCCGAATTGCGAATTGTGTGACAAGGATCTGCCGCCGCAATCGACCGAGGCGCGCATCTGCACCTATGAATGCACCTACTGCGCCGATTGCGTCGAGAACGTGCTTCATAATGTCTGCCCGACCTGCGGCGGCGGTTTCGTGCCGCGCCCGATTCGCCCGATGAGGGCCTGGCGCGCCGACAGAAACCTCGGCCTGCAATACCATCCCGCTTCCACCAGACGGGTCCACAGCAAGTTCAGTTGCGAGGATATCAAGGCCCATGTCGAGCGGATCAGGCACATCCCGCCGCAGGACCGCTGA
- a CDS encoding tyrosine recombinase XerC, protein MAEASEKTVMQDFPAKPDLAESIRAWLSRLAFERRAAPKTLQAYARDLRQFTQFLVEHLGEPADRAAFAALAPMDVRAFLAARRRSGIESRSLMRQLAALRGFARHLAQEGYGDAAAFFAVRGPRTAKTLPRPIGAEDARATASTATRAGSPREPWILARDAAVLGLLYGAGLRISEALGIRAGDAPVGDRDSILVTGKGGKQRAVPVIVPVRAAIADYRAQCPYVLNDDEPLFVGARGGALSARVVQLAMAELRGALGLPDSATPHALRHSFATHLLAGGGDLRAIQELLGHASLSTTQIYTRIDASRIMESYNAMHPRARRGESG, encoded by the coding sequence ATGGCTGAGGCGTCCGAGAAGACGGTGATGCAGGATTTTCCGGCAAAGCCTGATCTGGCCGAGTCGATTCGCGCCTGGCTCTCGCGCCTGGCGTTTGAGCGCCGCGCGGCGCCGAAGACGCTGCAGGCCTATGCGCGCGATCTGCGCCAGTTCACGCAATTCCTCGTCGAACATCTCGGCGAGCCGGCGGATCGCGCAGCCTTTGCCGCCCTCGCCCCCATGGATGTGCGCGCCTTCCTCGCCGCAAGGCGTCGCTCCGGGATCGAGAGCCGCTCGCTGATGCGCCAGCTCGCGGCGTTGCGCGGCTTCGCCCGCCATCTCGCGCAGGAGGGCTATGGCGACGCCGCCGCGTTCTTCGCCGTGCGGGGGCCGCGCACCGCCAAGACGCTCCCCCGCCCCATCGGTGCGGAAGACGCCCGCGCCACCGCCTCGACCGCGACGCGGGCCGGCTCACCCCGCGAACCCTGGATTCTCGCCCGCGACGCCGCCGTGCTCGGCCTGCTCTACGGGGCGGGGCTGCGCATTTCCGAGGCGCTCGGCATCCGCGCCGGTGATGCGCCCGTGGGCGATCGCGACAGCATCCTCGTCACGGGCAAGGGCGGCAAGCAGCGCGCCGTGCCGGTGATCGTGCCGGTGCGCGCGGCGATCGCGGATTATCGCGCGCAATGCCCCTATGTCCTGAACGATGACGAGCCGCTTTTCGTCGGCGCGCGCGGGGGGGCGCTTTCGGCGCGTGTCGTGCAGCTCGCCATGGCGGAACTGCGCGGCGCCCTCGGCCTGCCCGACAGCGCCACGCCGCATGCTTTGCGCCATTCCTTCGCGACCCATCTGCTGGCCGGCGGCGGCGATCTGCGCGCCATCCAGGAACTGCTCGGCCACGCCTCGCTTTCCACCACCCAGATCTACACCCGCATCGACGCCTCGCGCATCATGGAGAGCTACAACGCCATGCATCCGCGTGCGCGGCGCGGTGAGAGCGGCTGA
- a CDS encoding IS1634 family transposase has translation MFVREKTINGYTYIYLVENVREGGRTKQRIIRNLGRKETVLASKDLDRLAASVGRFTERAMVLDAINNGDVARYEARRIGGPLLFGRLWQQLGIDQVIADQLGERGFEFPVERAVFTATLHRLFVSGSDRDCASWMQDYDIPGADDLSLHHFYRAMAWLGEDLPKDEQKDATPFSPRTVKDVIEEALFARRRDLFTDLSIVFMDTTSLSFHGEGGETLGARGYSKDHRPDLNQMILAVIVDADGRPVCTEMMPGNTADVAILLPIVQRLRSRFGITRACIVADRGMISQATITALEEQGLEYVLGVRERTDARMRRVLDDPQPLTPLLVERSQGETQLFAKEVVVDGVRYIVCRNEAQAEKDREDRQAIIAALDTQLKKGDKALVGNSAYRRYLNTTTRDAFEIDAGKIAEEARYDGIFVLRTNARISPLQAMLRYRDLLTVETLFRVAKATLSTRPIFHSSDAAIRGHVFCSFLALMLHKELFDRCTEAGIKPEWRPLLRDLDRLQSGKIEKDGRSIAIRTPVSGQVGPVFRAVGVALPPNIAETEAA, from the coding sequence ATGTTCGTGCGCGAGAAGACCATCAATGGCTACACCTACATCTACCTTGTGGAGAATGTCCGCGAGGGTGGCCGCACGAAGCAGCGCATCATCCGCAATCTCGGACGCAAGGAAACGGTTCTCGCCAGCAAGGATCTCGATCGCCTGGCCGCCTCGGTCGGACGGTTCACGGAACGGGCCATGGTCCTGGATGCCATCAACAACGGTGATGTGGCGCGATACGAAGCTCGTCGCATCGGCGGGCCGCTGCTCTTCGGGCGCCTGTGGCAGCAACTCGGCATCGATCAGGTGATCGCTGATCAGCTTGGGGAACGCGGCTTCGAATTCCCGGTGGAGCGGGCCGTGTTCACCGCGACGCTGCACCGTCTGTTCGTCTCCGGCTCGGATCGCGACTGCGCGTCCTGGATGCAGGATTACGACATTCCCGGTGCCGACGATCTGTCGCTGCACCATTTCTATCGGGCCATGGCCTGGCTCGGAGAAGATCTGCCAAAGGACGAGCAGAAGGATGCGACGCCCTTTTCGCCGCGTACCGTCAAGGACGTGATCGAGGAGGCGCTGTTTGCGCGCCGGCGCGACCTGTTTACCGATCTCTCCATCGTCTTCATGGACACGACCTCCCTGTCCTTCCACGGCGAAGGCGGCGAGACGCTGGGGGCACGGGGCTATTCCAAGGACCATCGCCCTGATCTCAACCAGATGATCCTCGCCGTCATCGTCGATGCCGATGGCCGCCCGGTCTGCACCGAGATGATGCCAGGTAACACCGCCGATGTCGCCATCCTGCTGCCGATCGTGCAGCGGCTGCGCAGCCGTTTCGGTATCACCCGAGCCTGCATCGTGGCGGATCGGGGCATGATCTCGCAGGCCACGATCACGGCGCTAGAGGAACAGGGTCTGGAATATGTGTTGGGTGTGCGCGAGCGCACCGACGCACGCATGCGCCGGGTTCTCGACGATCCGCAACCCCTCACGCCGCTCCTCGTCGAGCGCAGCCAGGGCGAGACGCAGCTCTTCGCCAAGGAGGTCGTCGTCGACGGGGTCCGCTACATCGTCTGCCGCAACGAGGCGCAGGCCGAGAAGGACCGCGAGGACCGCCAGGCCATCATCGCTGCCCTCGATACGCAGTTGAAGAAGGGCGACAAGGCCCTCGTCGGCAACTCCGCCTACAGGCGTTATCTCAACACCACGACGCGTGATGCCTTCGAGATCGATGCCGGCAAGATCGCCGAGGAAGCCCGCTATGACGGGATCTTCGTCCTGCGCACCAACGCGAGGATTTCTCCGCTTCAGGCGATGCTGCGCTACCGGGACCTGCTCACCGTCGAGACGCTGTTTCGTGTCGCCAAGGCGACGCTCTCGACACGTCCGATCTTCCATTCATCCGATGCCGCCATCCGCGGCCACGTCTTCTGCTCCTTCCTCGCCCTGATGCTGCACAAGGAGCTGTTCGACCGCTGCACCGAAGCCGGGATCAAACCCGAGTGGCGCCCGCTCCTGCGTGATCTCGACCGCCTGCAGAGCGGCAAAATCGAAAAGGACGGACGCAGCATTGCCATCCGTACCCCGGTAAGCGGTCAGGTCGGGCCGGTATTCCGCGCCGTCGGCGTGGCGCTGCCGCCGAACATCGCCGAAACCGAAGCTGCTTGA
- a CDS encoding FAD-binding domain-containing protein, whose amino-acid sequence MSDAVTDAETAPLPESTREAALARLDAFLPRAGKAYAAARNTDPGPENRDNVSMLSPFLRHRLIGEDEVVARVLSQHSFAASEKFVQEVFWRTYWKGWLELRPAIYTRYHEGLAQARTAQHADPRLDAAIRAATSGETGIEGFDDWARELVATGYLHNHARMWFASIWIFTLKLPWELGADFFMRHLLDGDPASNTLSWRWVAGIQTRGKTYLARRDNIERFTQGRFSPDGLSPTAEPLDDAPPPAPQGAPRGDDPPTGKVALLITEEDCRPETLALGTAEVTAIGTVQASEGRSPGMVDDKVHRFTHDALADALARAKAHYSAPGAAFAFTAASLTELAREAGSDTIVTAHAPIGPARSRLDALEPELREAGLRLVRVLRPLDKAAWPHATRGFFPFREKIPQLIGEFGLV is encoded by the coding sequence GTGAGTGACGCCGTGACCGACGCCGAAACCGCCCCTCTCCCCGAATCCACCCGCGAAGCCGCCCTCGCGCGGCTCGACGCCTTCCTCCCGCGCGCCGGCAAGGCCTATGCGGCGGCGCGCAATACCGATCCCGGCCCTGAGAACCGCGACAACGTCTCCATGCTCTCGCCCTTCCTGCGCCATCGCCTGATCGGCGAGGACGAGGTGGTGGCGCGCGTGCTGTCGCAGCACAGCTTCGCGGCCAGCGAGAAATTCGTGCAGGAGGTGTTCTGGCGCACCTATTGGAAGGGCTGGCTGGAACTGCGCCCGGCGATCTACACGCGCTATCATGAGGGTCTGGCGCAGGCGCGCACGGCGCAGCACGCGGATCCGCGTCTCGATGCGGCGATCCGCGCCGCGACATCCGGCGAGACCGGAATCGAGGGGTTCGACGACTGGGCGCGCGAGCTCGTCGCGACGGGCTACCTGCACAACCATGCCCGGATGTGGTTCGCCTCGATCTGGATCTTTACGCTGAAGCTGCCCTGGGAGCTCGGCGCCGATTTCTTCATGCGCCACCTGCTCGACGGCGATCCGGCCTCCAACACCCTGTCCTGGCGCTGGGTGGCGGGCATCCAGACGCGCGGCAAGACCTATCTCGCGCGCCGCGACAATATCGAGCGCTTCACGCAAGGACGCTTCTCCCCCGACGGCCTGAGCCCCACAGCCGAACCCCTCGACGACGCACCCCCGCCGGCGCCGCAAGGAGCGCCGCGCGGCGATGATCCGCCCACGGGCAAGGTTGCGCTGCTCATCACCGAGGAGGATTGCCGGCCGGAGACGCTTGCCCTCGGCACAGCGGAAGTCACGGCGATCGGAACGGTGCAGGCCAGCGAAGGGCGCTCCCCCGGCATGGTCGACGACAAGGTGCACCGCTTCACCCATGACGCACTCGCCGACGCGCTCGCCCGCGCGAAAGCGCATTACAGCGCGCCGGGCGCCGCCTTCGCCTTCACCGCCGCCTCCCTCACCGAACTCGCCCGCGAAGCCGGCTCCGACACCATCGTCACCGCCCACGCCCCCATCGGCCCCGCCCGCAGCCGGCTTGATGCGCTGGAGCCGGAACTGAGGGAGGCCGGCCTGCGGCTGGTGCGGGTGCTGCGCCCGCTGGACAAAGCCGCCTGGCCCCATGCGACGCGTGGGTTCTTTCCGTTTCGGGAGAAGATTCCGCAGTTGATTGGGGAGTTTGGGTTGGTTTGA
- a CDS encoding RES family NAD+ phosphorylase: protein MRITSVNDRALVRLIPQTRHKPPVLRGLVDSDEEAQILAGIEGETSARLIAEREGSPALDRRELAFARRAHDLQLYGQSHINAAFTYTRPSGNRFNTGARGAWYCAWDMLTSAQEVGFHRTRELGFIGRYEDEARYVELLADFIGDFPDLHGMAHPALDPDPDRGYPAGQRLAADLRSEGHRGLIYPSVRHAGGRCFVAFDPGIIQNVRPGAGWRLVWRGAPEFTVEGI from the coding sequence TTGAGGATCACCTCCGTCAATGACCGGGCGCTTGTCCGGCTGATTCCGCAGACTCGCCACAAGCCCCCGGTATTGCGGGGATTGGTGGACAGCGACGAGGAGGCGCAGATTCTCGCCGGGATCGAGGGCGAGACCAGCGCCCGCCTGATCGCGGAACGCGAGGGCAGCCCCGCGCTCGACCGCCGCGAACTGGCCTTTGCGCGACGGGCGCATGATCTGCAACTCTATGGCCAGAGCCATATCAACGCGGCTTTCACCTATACCCGCCCCAGCGGCAACCGGTTCAACACCGGCGCGCGCGGCGCGTGGTATTGCGCCTGGGATATGCTGACGAGCGCGCAGGAGGTGGGCTTCCACCGAACCCGCGAACTCGGCTTCATCGGGCGCTATGAGGACGAGGCGCGCTATGTGGAATTGCTCGCGGATTTCATCGGCGATTTTCCTGATCTGCACGGAATGGCGCACCCCGCGCTCGATCCGGACCCGGACCGAGGCTACCCGGCCGGGCAGCGCCTTGCCGCAGACCTGCGATCAGAGGGCCATCGCGGCCTGATCTATCCCTCCGTGCGCCATGCGGGCGGGCGATGCTTCGTCGCCTTCGATCCCGGCATCATCCAGAACGTCCGCCCGGGGGCGGGGTGGAGGCTGGTTTGGCGGGGTGCGCCGGAGTTTACGGTTGAGGGAATTTAG
- a CDS encoding antitoxin Xre-like helix-turn-helix domain-containing protein codes for MWSYLIAQFMKERELMEEPVLERPAPDRQGVALKAFARIADAWSLTLREAAALADMSDSTWKRARKPGFPGDLTRDQMLRLSALVGLYKSLALYFNEPISRDWVKLPNRGPEFDGARPLDAMVAGGLPKILRVRGYVDALRGGV; via the coding sequence ATGTGGTCTTATCTTATCGCGCAGTTCATGAAGGAGCGCGAACTGATGGAAGAGCCTGTTCTGGAGCGCCCCGCACCGGATCGTCAGGGTGTTGCCCTCAAGGCCTTTGCGCGTATCGCGGATGCGTGGTCCTTGACGCTGCGGGAGGCGGCGGCGCTGGCGGATATGTCGGACTCCACCTGGAAGCGGGCCAGGAAGCCTGGCTTTCCGGGGGATCTGACGCGGGACCAGATGCTGCGCCTGAGCGCGCTGGTCGGTCTCTACAAGTCGCTCGCGCTTTACTTCAACGAGCCGATCTCGCGGGACTGGGTGAAGCTGCCCAACCGGGGCCCCGAATTCGACGGCGCGCGGCCCCTGGACGCCATGGTCGCGGGCGGGTTGCCGAAGATCCTGCGCGTGCGGGGCTATGTCGATGCGCTGCGGGGCGGGGTTTGA
- a CDS encoding 1-phosphofructokinase family hexose kinase yields the protein MAKIVTLTLNPSIDGSAEAEKVRHTNKVRTSNERFDPGGGGINVARVIKALGGDVCALYLAGGVTGDVLDNLIDQQGVTRKRIPIADDTRLSHVVYERESGKEYRFTPEGPKLAPDEISACLDALHGMDCDYLVASGSLPRGVEADFYTRVADIAREKGAHFVLDTSGEALKAALEHGGIHLVKPSHGEFRNLTGQDCHHADEISAAAKRMIDDGQAEMIAVTLGHEGAVLVDRDGAYEQAVPEVEVRSAVGAGDSFVAGMTHGLSTGLSNRDAFLLGMAAGSATVMTPGTQLCRRDDVERLYARLHESRKDAAQ from the coding sequence ATGGCGAAGATCGTCACGCTGACCCTCAATCCCTCGATCGACGGCTCCGCCGAGGCGGAGAAGGTGCGGCATACCAACAAGGTGCGCACCTCGAACGAGCGGTTTGATCCCGGCGGCGGCGGGATCAATGTGGCGCGGGTCATCAAGGCGCTCGGCGGCGACGTCTGCGCGCTCTATCTCGCCGGCGGGGTCACCGGGGATGTGCTCGACAACCTGATCGACCAGCAGGGGGTCACCCGCAAGCGCATCCCGATTGCGGATGATACGCGGCTGTCGCATGTGGTCTATGAGCGCGAGAGCGGCAAGGAATACCGCTTCACGCCGGAGGGGCCGAAGCTCGCGCCCGATGAAATCTCGGCCTGTCTTGATGCCCTGCACGGGATGGATTGCGACTATCTTGTCGCCTCGGGCAGCCTGCCGCGTGGTGTCGAGGCTGATTTCTATACCCGCGTCGCCGATATCGCCCGCGAGAAGGGCGCGCATTTCGTGCTCGATACGTCGGGCGAAGCGCTGAAAGCCGCGCTGGAGCATGGCGGCATCCATCTGGTCAAGCCGAGCCATGGCGAGTTTCGCAATCTCACGGGTCAGGATTGTCATCACGCGGACGAGATCAGCGCGGCAGCAAAGCGCATGATCGATGACGGCCAGGCGGAGATGATTGCGGTGACGCTGGGCCACGAAGGCGCAGTGCTGGTCGATCGCGACGGCGCGTACGAGCAGGCGGTGCCCGAAGTCGAGGTCAGGAGCGCCGTCGGCGCCGGGGACAGTTTCGTCGCCGGCATGACCCATGGCCTGAGCACCGGCCTGTCCAACCGGGACGCCTTCCTGCTGGGAATGGCTGCCGGCAGCGCCACCGTGATGACGCCGGGGACGCAATTGTGCCGGCGCGACGATGTCGAGCGGCTCTACGCCCGATTGCACGAATCGCGGAAGGATGCAGCGCAATGA
- a CDS encoding 2-hydroxyacid dehydrogenase, whose protein sequence is MKIGFFSTKPYDRTYFDAANREAGHELSYFEAPLRAETAVLAGDAQAVCGFVNDTLDRAVLEKLADQGIRLVTLRSAGFNHVDLEAAEALGITVARVPAYSPHAVAEHTLALVLALNRRIHKAHNRVRENNFNLDGLIGFDLNEKTVGIIGTGQIGAITAGIFQGFNCRVIAYDVAPDPDCEARGIAYVDLDTLFAQSDIISLHCPLTPQTRHLIGTEAIAKMKPGVMIANTSRGAVIDTPAVLEALKDGRIGALALDVYEEEGDLFFRDLSNDILSDDVFARLLTFPNVLITGHQAFFTHEALTNIAETTLGNVTSFEKTGAAEHTVSVENVV, encoded by the coding sequence ATGAAAATCGGTTTCTTCTCTACCAAACCCTATGACCGCACCTATTTCGACGCGGCGAACCGCGAGGCGGGGCACGAACTGTCCTATTTCGAAGCGCCCCTGCGCGCCGAGACGGCGGTGCTGGCCGGCGATGCGCAGGCCGTTTGCGGCTTCGTCAACGACACGCTGGACCGGGCGGTTCTCGAAAAACTCGCTGATCAGGGGATCAGGCTCGTCACCCTGCGCTCGGCCGGGTTCAACCATGTCGATCTGGAAGCGGCCGAGGCACTCGGCATCACCGTGGCGCGGGTGCCGGCCTATTCGCCCCATGCGGTGGCCGAGCATACGCTGGCCCTCGTGCTTGCGCTGAACCGGCGCATCCACAAGGCGCATAACCGGGTGCGCGAGAACAATTTCAATCTCGACGGGCTGATCGGCTTCGATCTCAACGAGAAAACCGTCGGCATCATCGGCACCGGCCAGATCGGCGCCATCACCGCCGGGATCTTCCAGGGCTTCAACTGCCGGGTGATCGCTTATGACGTGGCGCCTGATCCCGATTGCGAGGCGCGCGGCATCGCTTATGTCGATCTCGATACGCTGTTTGCGCAATCCGACATCATCTCCCTGCATTGCCCGCTCACGCCACAGACGCGGCACCTGATCGGCACGGAGGCGATCGCGAAGATGAAGCCCGGTGTGATGATCGCAAACACCTCGCGCGGCGCGGTGATCGACACGCCCGCCGTGCTCGAGGCGCTCAAGGATGGCAGGATCGGCGCGCTCGCCCTCGATGTCTACGAGGAAGAAGGCGATCTGTTCTTCCGGGATCTGTCGAACGACATCCTCAGCGACGACGTCTTCGCCCGGCTCCTCACCTTCCCCAACGTGCTGATCACCGGCCACCAGGCCTTCTTCACCCACGAGGCTCTGACCAACATCGCCGAAACCACCCTCGGCAATGTCACCAGCTTCGAGAAGACCGGCGCGGCGGAGCATACGGTGTCGGTGGAAAATGTGGTCTGA
- a CDS encoding esterase/lipase family protein, with protein MTRQIAILHGWGDTSASFRKLERFLAAEGYDITRIWLGDYISTDDDVRIEDVARRMQAVIREKQDAGELGPHFDLIGHSTAGLVMREWAVRYYPDGQNCPVRRMLMLAPANFGSRLATVGNSFIGRATKGALNGFQTGREMLNALELGSPYQRSLVTRDLLDPDGAGTGPYGPGGIWPFVITGSRGYRTISRRLVNEDGSDGTVRVPAANLNTAGITVDFTGNIDIPEVRAWGSRTGGMALPFAVLPDRDHTQIKYPGDSSGAVADLSSRLGALILEALACETADEHQQIAARWREVSEETAALAADTARRRGLFRSRAPLAQEIHRYLQVITRVRDDQDEPVNDYFIEFFSPDARSDASLLRFQNDVLDHVHVNKLDPSVRCFYIDRDDLMARFYRQRAGSRGDRQLAASIVAANPGRNIRYFDKEVEGARGHLLLHSDSEPERAALGARRLHRNATHFIDIIIPRKALDRVFRLGR; from the coding sequence ATGACCCGACAGATCGCGATCTTGCACGGCTGGGGCGACACATCCGCCTCGTTCCGCAAACTCGAGCGCTTTCTCGCTGCAGAAGGCTACGATATCACCCGGATCTGGCTGGGTGATTACATCTCGACCGATGACGATGTCCGTATCGAGGATGTGGCGCGGCGCATGCAGGCCGTCATCCGCGAGAAGCAGGATGCGGGCGAACTCGGGCCGCATTTCGATCTGATCGGGCATTCCACGGCGGGTCTCGTCATGCGCGAATGGGCCGTGCGCTATTATCCCGACGGCCAGAACTGTCCCGTCCGGCGCATGCTGATGCTCGCACCCGCAAATTTCGGCTCGCGGCTGGCGACGGTTGGTAATTCCTTCATCGGGCGCGCCACCAAGGGCGCCCTGAACGGCTTCCAGACCGGGCGCGAGATGCTCAATGCGCTCGAACTCGGCTCACCCTACCAGCGCAGCCTCGTCACGCGCGACCTGCTCGATCCCGACGGCGCCGGTACGGGTCCTTACGGCCCCGGCGGCATCTGGCCCTTCGTCATCACCGGTAGCCGCGGCTATCGCACTATCAGCCGCCGCCTCGTGAACGAGGACGGCAGCGACGGGACGGTGCGCGTGCCGGCCGCCAATCTGAACACTGCCGGCATCACCGTCGACTTCACCGGGAATATCGACATCCCGGAGGTTCGCGCCTGGGGCTCGCGCACGGGCGGCATGGCCCTTCCCTTCGCGGTCCTGCCCGATCGTGATCATACCCAGATCAAGTATCCCGGCGATTCCAGCGGCGCGGTGGCGGATCTCTCGAGCCGCCTCGGCGCCCTGATTCTCGAAGCCCTGGCTTGCGAGACCGCCGACGAGCATCAGCAGATCGCCGCACGCTGGCGGGAGGTTTCGGAGGAGACGGCGGCCCTCGCCGCCGATACCGCGCGCCGGCGCGGGCTGTTTCGCAGCCGCGCACCGCTGGCGCAGGAAATCCATCGCTATCTGCAGGTCATCACCCGTGTACGCGACGATCAGGATGAGCCGGTGAACGACTATTTCATCGAGTTCTTCTCGCCGGATGCCAGGAGCGACGCCAGCCTGCTGCGCTTCCAGAACGATGTGCTCGATCATGTCCACGTGAACAAGCTCGACCCGTCGGTGCGCTGCTTCTACATTGATCGCGACGATCTGATGGCGCGCTTCTACCGGCAGCGCGCAGGGAGCCGGGGCGACCGCCAGCTCGCTGCGAGCATCGTCGCTGCCAATCCGGGCCGCAACATCCGCTATTTCGACAAGGAGGTCGAGGGCGCGCGGGGGCACCTGCTGCTGCATTCCGACAGCGAACCCGAGCGCGCCGCGCTGGGCGCACGCCGCCTCCACCGCAACGCCACCCATTTCATCGACATCATCATCCCGCGCAAGGCGCTGGACCGGGTGTTCAGGTTGGGGAGATAG